From the Gouania willdenowi chromosome 19, fGouWil2.1, whole genome shotgun sequence genome, one window contains:
- the coasy gene encoding bifunctional coenzyme A synthase, protein MSMFSTGVLVLTSPLHILPLRIAPVLSSAAQLVERTLYVHFHPGLNLGGGTQPRPVFIQPVVDLSTVISRLYSNAADVCGHLDVRVLLTNIRAHPTTVPNCPFPAPQPLLHSPDVVLTDFAVQDPGQSLQVKQWLQKYTGHCYACGPSLPSVLLQPQLTRLQQEEDGQSRLEGKAEPLQTYSDVVVGGTFDRLHGAHKTLLSISCLLANRRFLIGVCDDAMLKKKVLNELIEPYSVRVQRLREFLHDIKPVLEVEIVPLDDPFGPSITDPLLQCIVVSEETKKGGEAVNKKRIQNGLPALVLHEIQLLKDVHHTETEEEKISSSSLRSRLLGTLISPPKDSSHLPPLPYVIGLAGGSGSGKSSIAHQLEALGALRIDCDILGHEVYQPGAAAYHRVLEEFGTDLLNENKTINRRALGRKVFGNKERLKALTDIVWPEIALLTRSRIHSAMEEGKQVCVVDAAVLLEAGWTDFVHEVWVTIIPEEEAVSRITERDGVTTEDALRRLQSQWPNAKQVEHANVVLSTLWEPEITRKQVLKAWNLLQKRIQQKEEGR, encoded by the exons ATGTCCATGTTCAGCACAGGGGTCCTCGTGCTAACATCGCCCCTCCACATCCTTCCCTTACGCATCGCCCCCGTGCTCAGCTCAGCCGCTCAGCTAGTGGAGCGCACGTTATACGTGCACTTCCACCCTGGGTTGAATTTGGGAGGCGGGACCCAGCCTCGCCCGGTCTTCATCCAACCCGTGGTGGATCTGTCAACGGTCATCAGCCGCCTCTACAGCAACGCCGCGGACGTGTGTGGACACCTGGACGTGCGTGTTTTACTGACTAACATACGTGCTCATCCAACCACCGTCCCAAACTGCCCCTTCCCCGCTCCTCAGCCTCTCTTACACTCCCCAGATGTTGTGCTCACGGACTTTGCCGTGCAGGATCCGGGTCAGTCGCTTCAGGTCAAACAGTGGCTGCAGAAGTACACGGGCCACTGCTACGCCTGCGGCCCCAGCCTGCCATCAGTGCTGCTGCAGCCACAGCTAACACGtctgcagcaggaggaggatggGCAGAGCCGTCTGGAAGGGAAGGCAGAACCTCTGCAGACCTACAGTGACGTGGTGGTGGGCGGGACTTTTGACCGGCTACACGGGGCTCACAAGACCCTGCTCAGTATCTCCTGCCTGCTGGCTAACAGACGCTTCCTCATTGGTGTGTGTGACGACGCAATGTTAAAAA AAAAGGTGCTGAATGAGCTGATCGAGCCGTACTCTGTCCGAGTCCAAAGGCTGAGGGAGTTCCTGCACGACATCAAACCAGTGCTGGAGGTGGAGATTGTGCCTCTTGACGACCCCTTTGGACCGTCAATCACAGACCCTCTGCTGCAGTGCATTGTGGTTAGCGAGGAGACGAAGAAGGGTGGTGAAGCCGTCAACAAGAAACGCATCCAAAAT GGCCTCCCAGCTCTTGTGTTGCACGAGATCCAGCTGCTGAAGGACGTGCACCACACCGAGACCGAGGAGGAGAAGATCAGCTCCTCCAGTCTACGCTCTCGTCTGCTGGGAACTCTCATCTCTCCACCTAAG GACTCCTCCCACCTCCCTCCCCTTCCTTACGTCATTGGCCTGGCCGGAGGCAGCGGTAGCGGGAAAAGCTCCATCGCTCATCAGCTGGAGGCTCTGGGCGCACTTCGGATCGATTGTGATATACTGGGACATGAGGTTTACCAGCCTGGAGCAGCAGCCTATCACAGAGTGCTTGAAGAATTTGGCACAG atcttctaaatgaaaataaaaccatTAACAGACGCGCCTTAGGAAGAAAAGTCTTTGGAAACAAG GAACGATTAAAAGCCCTCACTGACATCGTTTGGCCTGAGATCGCTCTTCTGACCAGGAGCAGAATCCACTCAGCCATGGAGGAAG GTAAACAGGTGTGTGTGGTGGACGCAGCAGTTCTCCTAGAGGCTGGATGGACAGATTTTGTCCATGAGGTCTGGGTGACCATCATTCCTGAGGAAGAG gctGTGTCGAGGATAACAGAGAGAGATGGCGTGACCACAGAAGATGCCCTGCGTCGACTGCAGAGTCAGTGGCCAAACGCCAAGCAGGTGGAGCACGCTAACGTTGTGTTAAGCACGCTGTGGGAACCGGAGATCACACGGAAACAA gttcTAAAAGCTTGGAATCTTCTACAGAAGAGAATTCAGCAGAAGGAGGAGGGACGATAG
- the LOC114481794 gene encoding uncharacterized protein LOC114481794 translates to MEHFMEGTYGPISVLFNAPVYEMIFKNIWNLVTYKDEVAIMVELMRLQNQNQVMCDITPEHMAQHLHEKSKNNLSVKFLDSQLEEFDDDVEVKLLLSLARVVNHSMRMRDIQRDAQSLLSAPELMPPAFRFPKITKKAQEIWETLTERHQQASSTERLQQPRDVVLEVVPKVVQVLWVPKQRQVLTMPSQELDKVAVGVTKAVEESVLASLGSTLQEITMSRSARDELIASIIETVDEVYLQDMWDTFPPQLLRHITRVAAKQITALFQHKPDANVSVESDTDAGPSEDVSQSTTPTPPMTADEDPAADEKVEPEENPKVLLDPPAISQHSELHPQEESDGSMTEQVFQPLHLSPASVMSSDGAPVADSEGPEEVMSDSVPASQAISSVPDSTCPPEDPEAHVSCDVEGHGSLGDSAVMDDKSPKKKKSRMRRSIRWMQKRLFSCIWSQLKD, encoded by the exons ATGGAGCATTTTATGGAAGGCACCTATGGTCCCATCTCAGTGTTGTTCAACGCTCCGGTTTATGAGATGATTTTCAAGAACATATGGAATCTGGTGACGTACAAAGATGAAGTGGCAATTATGGTTGAACTCATGAGGTTGCAAAACCAGAACCAAGTGATGTGTGACATTACTCCAGAACACATGGCTCAACACCTCCATGAAAAGAGCAAAAACAACCTGAGCGTGAAGTTCCTGGACTCCCAGCTGGAAGAATTCGATGACGACGTTGAGGTTAAGCTGCTTCTAAGCTTGGCGAGGGTTGTGAACCACAGTATGAGGATGAGGGACATTCAGAGAGATGCCCAAAGCCTACTCAGCGCTCCAGAGCTCATGCCTCCTGCATTTAG GTTTCCAAAGATTACCAAAAAGGCACAGGAGATTTGGGAGACGCTCACTGAGAGACATCAACAAGCCTCCTCCACTGAACGTCTCCAACAGCCACGGGATGTGGTTTTGGAAGTTGTTCCAAAAGTTGTGCAGGTCTTGTGGGTGCCTAAGCAAAGGCAAGTCCTCACCATGCCCTCCCAGGAGCTGGACAAGGTGGCAGTGGGTGTGACCAAAGCAGTAGAGGAGAGTGTTCTAGCTTCCCTTGGCTCCACTCTACAGGAAATCACCATGTCACGCTCAGCCAGGGACGAGCTGATCGCTTCCATCATTGAGACAGTTGATGAAGTCTACCTTCAGGACATGTGGGACACATTTCCACCCCAGTTGCTGCGCCACATCACTCGAGTTGCAGCCAAACAAATCACTGCATTGTTTCAGCATAAACCAGATGCTAATGTCAGTGTTGAGAGTGACACCGATGCTGGGCCCAGTGAAGACGTGAGCCAGTCTACCACACCCACACCTCCAATGACTGCTGATGAAGATCCGGCTGCTGATGAAAAGGTGGAACCAGAGGAAAACCCAAAAGTACTCTTGGATCCTCCTGCGATCAGCCAGCACTCAGAGCTCCACCCACAGGAAGAATCAGATGGATCCATGACTGAACAGGTGTTCCAGCCTCTTCATCTTTCACCTGCATCTGTGATGTCTTCTGATGGAGCTCCTGTTGCTGATTCTGAGGGACCTGAGGAAGTCATGTCTGATTCCGTTCCTGCTTCTCAAGCCATCAGCTCAGTTCCAGATTCCACGTGTCCCCCTGAAGACCCAGAGGCCCACGTCAGCTGTGATGTGGAGGGTCATGGTTCTCTTGGAGATTCAGCAGTAATGGACGATAAATCtccaaaaaagaagaagagtcGGATGCGTCGCTCCATCAGGTGGATGCAGAAGAGGCTCTTCAGCTGCATCTGGTCCCAGTTAAAAGATTGA
- the LOC114481796 gene encoding uncharacterized protein LOC114481796 → MEHFMEGTYGPISVLFNAPVYEMIFKNIWNLVMYKDEVAIMVELMRLQNQNQVMCDITPEHMAQHLHEKSKNNLSVKFLDSQLEEFDDDVEVKLLLSLARVVNHSMRMRDIQRDAQSLLSAPELMPPAFRFPKITKKAQEIWETLTERHQQASSTERLQQPRDVVLEVVPKVVQVLWVPKQRQVLTMPSQELDKVAVGVTKAVEESVLASLGSTLQEITMSRSARDELIASIIETVDEVYLQDMWDTFPPQLLRHITRVAAKQITALFQHKPDANVSVESDTDAGPSEDVSQSTTPTPPMTADEDPAADEKVEPEENPKVLLDPPAISQHSELHPQEESDGSMTEQVFQPLHLSPASVMSSDGAPVADSEGPEEVMSDSVPASQAISSVPDSTCPPEDPEAHVSCDVEGHGSLGESAVMNDKSPKKKKSRMRRSIRWMQKRLFSCIWSQLKD, encoded by the exons ATGGAGCATTTTATGGAAGGCACCTATGGTCCCATCTCAGTGTTGTTCAACGCTCCGGTTTATGAGATGATTTTCAAGAACATATGGAATCTGGTGATGTACAAAGATGAAGTGGCGATTATGGTTGAACTCATGAGGTTGCAAAACCAGAACCAAGTGATGTGTGACATTACTCCAGAACACATGGCTCAACACCTCCATGAAAAGAGCAAAAACAACCTGAGCGTGAAGTTCCTGGACTCCCAGCTGGAAGAATTCGATGACGACGTTGAGGTTAAGCTGCTTCTAAGCTTGGCGAGGGTTGTGAACCACAGTATGAGGATGAGGGACATTCAGAGAGATGCCCAAAGCCTACTCAGCGCTCCAGAGCTCATGCCTCCTGCATTTAG GTTTCCAAAGATTACCAAAAAGGCACAGGAGATTTGGGAGACGCTCACTGAGAGACATCAACAAGCCTCCTCCACTGAACGTCTCCAACAGCCACGGGATGTGGTTTTGGAAGTTGTTCCAAAAGTTGTGCAGGTCTTGTGGGTGCCTAAGCAAAGGCAAGTCCTCACCATGCCCTCCCAGGAGCTGGACAAGGTGGCAGTGGGTGTGACCAAAGCAGTAGAGGAGAGTGTTCTAGCTTCCCTTGGCTCCACTCTACAGGAAATCACCATGTCACGCTCAGCCAGGGACGAGCTGATCGCTTCCATCATTGAGACAGTTGATGAAGTCTACCTTCAGGACATGTGGGACACATTTCCACCCCAGTTGCTGCGCCACATCACTCGAGTTGCAGCCAAACAAATCACTGCATTGTTTCAGCATAAACCAGATGCTAATGTCAGTGTTGAGAGTGACACCGATGCTGGGCCCAGTGAAGACGTGAGCCAGTCTACCACACCCACACCTCCAATGACTGCTGATGAAGATCCGGCTGCTGATGAAAAGGTGGAACCAGAGGAAAACCCAAAAGTACTCTTGGATCCTCCTGCGATCAGCCAGCACTCAGAGCTCCACCCACAGGAAGAATCAGATGGATCCATGACTGAACAGGTGTTCCAGCCTCTTCATCTTTCACCTGCATCTGTGATGTCTTCTGATGGAGCTCCTGTTGCTGATTCTGAGGGACCTGAGGAAGTCATGTCTGATTCAGTTCCTGCTTCTCAAGCCATCAGCTCAGTTCCAGATTCCACGTGTCCCCCTGAAGACCCAGAGGCCCACGTCAGCTGTGATGTGGAGGGTCATGGTTCTCTTGGAGAGTCAGCAGTAATGAACGATAaatctccaaaaaaaaagaagagtcgGATGCGTCGCTCCATCAGGTGGATGCAGAAGAGGCTCTTCAGCTGCATCTGGTCCCAGTTAAAAGATTGA
- the zdhhc6 gene encoding palmitoyltransferase ZDHHC6 isoform X2 produces MNFLSTIVTFDNLHEVRRLFHWGPIIALSVIAICSTMAILDSIIWYWPLDTTGGSINFLMLINWTVLILYNYFNAMFVGPGYIPLGWKPEHQQDTQYLQSCRVCQGYKSPRSHHCRKCNRCVMKMDHHCPWINNCCGHLNHAYFTSFLLLAPLGCSHAAVIFIMTMYTQLYERISFGWSTVKIDMSAVRQVQPLIPFSVPAFAATLFALGLALGTTIAVGMLFVIQMKVIIRNRTSIEAWIEEKAKDRIQHYQTGEEFIFPYDLGSRWLNFKQVFTWSGTPKGNGMEWPVHPKCHQHTLTIEQLKQKADKRMRSVLYQAVEDYNGACCPVNKGLQTFFRTPCTEEPRIPLSKGDPILATRGTKWWMYGDKVLNEEQMRAGERVRGWFPRRCVEKCHYDTAASDGTSDKKVN; encoded by the exons atgaactttttatcAACTATTGTGACATTCGATAACCTCCATGAGGTTCGGAGATTGTTCCATTGGGGTCCCATCATTGCCCTGTCCGTCATCGCTATATGCTCCACCATGGCCATTCTGGACTCCATCATCTGGTACTGGCCACTGGACACGACAGGAGGAAGCATCAATTTCCTGATGCTCATCAACTGGACTGTCCTCATCCTCTACAACTACTTCAATGCTATGTTTGTTGGACCTGGTTACATTCCTCTTGGCTGGAAACCA GAGCATCAGCAGGATACACAATACCTACAATCCTGTAGAGTGTGCCAAGGGTACAAGTCTCCCAGATCTCATCACTGCAGAAAGTGTAACAG GTGTGTGATGAAAATGGACCACCATTGCCCCTGGATCAACAACTGCTGTGGCCACTTAAACCACGCCTACTTCACCAGTTTCCTGCTGCTGGCTCCACTCGGGTGCTCTCACGCTGCCGTCATCTTCATCATGACCATGTACACACAGCTGTATGAGAGG ATATCGTTCGGTTGGAGTACTGTTAAGATTGACATGAGCGCCGTGCGTCAGGTTCAGCCCCTGATTCCCTTCAGCGTGCCCGCTTTTGCAGCTACGCTCTTTGCCTTAGGATTGGCCCTGGGCACCACTATTGCAGTTGGTATGCTTTTCGTCATACAG ATGAAAGTCATCATCAGAAATAGAACATCCATCGAGGCCTGGATTGAGGAAAAG GCCAAAGACCGAATACAGCACTACCAAACAGGGGAGGAGTTTATCTTTCCTTATGACCTCGGCAGTCGTTGGCTAAATTTCAAGCAGGTTTTCACCTGGTCAGGGACACCCAAAGGAAACGGCATGGAATGGCCAGTCCATCCCAAGTGTCACCAACACACTTTAACG ATTGAGCAGCTGAAGCAGAAAGCTGATAAACGGATGAGAAGT GTCCTTTACCAGGCAGTGGAGGACTATAATGGAGCCTGCTGTCCCGTCAACAAGGGCCTCCAAACATTTTTCCGAACACCCTGCACCGAGGAGCCCAGAATCCCTCTTAGCAAAGGCGACCCCATCCTGGCTACTCGTGGCACAAA GTGGTGGATGTACGGAGACAAAGTTTTAAATGAGGAACAGATGAGAG CTGGAGAGCGGGTCAGGGGTTGGTTTCCAAGGCGATGTGTGGAAAAGTGCCATTACGACACAGCGGCCAGCGATGGCACCAGCGACAAGAAAGTGAACTAA
- the zdhhc6 gene encoding palmitoyltransferase ZDHHC6 isoform X1, producing the protein MNFLSTIVTFDNLHEVRRLFHWGPIIALSVIAICSTMAILDSIIWYWPLDTTGGSINFLMLINWTVLILYNYFNAMFVGPGYIPLGWKPEHQQDTQYLQSCRVCQGYKSPRSHHCRKCNRCVMKMDHHCPWINNCCGHLNHAYFTSFLLLAPLGCSHAAVIFIMTMYTQLYERISFGWSTVKIDMSAVRQVQPLIPFSVPAFAATLFALGLALGTTIAVGMLFVIQMKVIIRNRTSIEAWIEEKAKDRIQHYQTGEEFIFPYDLGSRWLNFKQVFTWSGTPKGNGMEWPVHPKCHQHTLTIEQLKQKADKRMRSQVLYQAVEDYNGACCPVNKGLQTFFRTPCTEEPRIPLSKGDPILATRGTKWWMYGDKVLNEEQMRAGERVRGWFPRRCVEKCHYDTAASDGTSDKKVN; encoded by the exons atgaactttttatcAACTATTGTGACATTCGATAACCTCCATGAGGTTCGGAGATTGTTCCATTGGGGTCCCATCATTGCCCTGTCCGTCATCGCTATATGCTCCACCATGGCCATTCTGGACTCCATCATCTGGTACTGGCCACTGGACACGACAGGAGGAAGCATCAATTTCCTGATGCTCATCAACTGGACTGTCCTCATCCTCTACAACTACTTCAATGCTATGTTTGTTGGACCTGGTTACATTCCTCTTGGCTGGAAACCA GAGCATCAGCAGGATACACAATACCTACAATCCTGTAGAGTGTGCCAAGGGTACAAGTCTCCCAGATCTCATCACTGCAGAAAGTGTAACAG GTGTGTGATGAAAATGGACCACCATTGCCCCTGGATCAACAACTGCTGTGGCCACTTAAACCACGCCTACTTCACCAGTTTCCTGCTGCTGGCTCCACTCGGGTGCTCTCACGCTGCCGTCATCTTCATCATGACCATGTACACACAGCTGTATGAGAGG ATATCGTTCGGTTGGAGTACTGTTAAGATTGACATGAGCGCCGTGCGTCAGGTTCAGCCCCTGATTCCCTTCAGCGTGCCCGCTTTTGCAGCTACGCTCTTTGCCTTAGGATTGGCCCTGGGCACCACTATTGCAGTTGGTATGCTTTTCGTCATACAG ATGAAAGTCATCATCAGAAATAGAACATCCATCGAGGCCTGGATTGAGGAAAAG GCCAAAGACCGAATACAGCACTACCAAACAGGGGAGGAGTTTATCTTTCCTTATGACCTCGGCAGTCGTTGGCTAAATTTCAAGCAGGTTTTCACCTGGTCAGGGACACCCAAAGGAAACGGCATGGAATGGCCAGTCCATCCCAAGTGTCACCAACACACTTTAACG ATTGAGCAGCTGAAGCAGAAAGCTGATAAACGGATGAGAAGT CAGGTCCTTTACCAGGCAGTGGAGGACTATAATGGAGCCTGCTGTCCCGTCAACAAGGGCCTCCAAACATTTTTCCGAACACCCTGCACCGAGGAGCCCAGAATCCCTCTTAGCAAAGGCGACCCCATCCTGGCTACTCGTGGCACAAA GTGGTGGATGTACGGAGACAAAGTTTTAAATGAGGAACAGATGAGAG CTGGAGAGCGGGTCAGGGGTTGGTTTCCAAGGCGATGTGTGGAAAAGTGCCATTACGACACAGCGGCCAGCGATGGCACCAGCGACAAGAAAGTGAACTAA